The Shewanella sp. NFH-SH190041 genome has a window encoding:
- the fliL gene encoding flagellar basal body-associated protein FliL translates to MSVITRYAKPAIIILVCCGVSFYAGWKAPAMFGSMFKHEAPAPVPPKFYPLEKIVISLQGKEYQHYALFEMALQSTTADATHILAQAEPLIRNTLIQMFSGKTVKEVDGPENLDKLQHEACKLLNKVLKKDNFHVAIDKVLFTRLVVQ, encoded by the coding sequence ATGTCTGTCATTACCCGGTATGCCAAACCGGCCATCATTATTCTCGTTTGCTGTGGCGTATCTTTTTATGCTGGCTGGAAAGCCCCGGCGATGTTCGGCAGCATGTTCAAACATGAAGCGCCAGCGCCAGTACCACCCAAATTTTATCCGCTGGAAAAAATCGTAATTTCTCTGCAAGGCAAAGAGTATCAGCACTATGCCCTATTTGAGATGGCACTGCAGTCAACGACTGCGGATGCAACTCATATCCTGGCCCAAGCTGAACCCTTGATCCGTAACACGCTGATCCAAATGTTCTCTGGTAAAACCGTCAAAGAGGTTGATGGGCCAGAGAATCTGGACAAACTGCAGCATGAAGCCTGCAAGTTACTGAATAAAGTGTTGAAGAAAGATAATTTCCATGTCGCTATCGACAAAGTGCTATTTACCCGTTTGGTAGTCCAGTAG
- a CDS encoding RNA polymerase sigma factor FliA, with protein MDCAEQQGYGDAQHNSGRLSEPELLQQYLPLIKRCVSSLRSHCGTLMDLEDMEQIAMMALLEAGRRYPGEYDPGFVSFAGQRIRGAILDELRRQDWRPRPVRQQAHELNDTIRQLTRSLGREPSDTEVAAHLGIAQSEYRQRLYAIQAESMASLDELLGAGHDPSQEEGSIDQFVRYQTLEAAISKLSKRDQVILSLYYQHELNLKEIAATLGLTETRICQLHKAAVKQLHGLYRDWR; from the coding sequence ATGGATTGCGCAGAGCAACAGGGCTATGGCGATGCCCAACACAATAGTGGACGGCTGAGTGAACCAGAACTGCTACAGCAGTACCTGCCACTAATAAAACGCTGTGTTTCCTCTCTGCGTAGTCATTGCGGCACTCTGATGGATCTGGAAGACATGGAGCAAATCGCCATGATGGCGCTATTAGAGGCTGGACGGCGCTATCCTGGGGAATATGACCCCGGCTTTGTGTCTTTCGCCGGTCAGCGGATAAGAGGTGCGATCTTGGATGAGCTACGTCGCCAAGACTGGCGACCACGGCCGGTAAGACAACAAGCTCACGAGCTAAACGATACCATACGTCAGCTGACGCGGAGCTTGGGCCGAGAGCCATCGGATACCGAAGTCGCCGCACATTTGGGAATTGCTCAAAGCGAGTACCGTCAACGTCTCTACGCTATTCAGGCCGAATCTATGGCTAGCCTAGATGAGCTGCTAGGCGCGGGTCATGACCCCAGCCAAGAGGAAGGTTCTATTGACCAATTTGTGCGCTATCAGACGCTGGAAGCAGCAATTAGCAAATTATCCAAAAGAGATCAGGTAATCCTGTCGCTTTATTACCAACATGAACTGAATCTAAAAGAAATCGCGGCCACGCTGGGATTGACCGAAACTCGTATCTGCCAATTGCATAAAGCGGCGGTGAAACAGTTGCATGGTCTGTACCGAGATTGGCGCTAA